The following coding sequences lie in one Mycobacterium gordonae genomic window:
- a CDS encoding PE family protein, protein MSFVNAAPDRLVAAARNLAGIGSTLSASNATAAAPTLAVSAAASDQVSAAVAAFFSGHARGYQTLSAQAAKFHTEFVQALSAGANSYASAEAANSSPLQQLLNATPDTAPVNDEAVTASTEAPATTSTVPVSAGQTRGSIAGSRAGAATEPAGAVVADSMGSSTESATSCGSCGNGGLLLRAGGLSAPGGGLSASATRAGASGGLLNRLLGAEGANHRTGAGARNGVWLDGIRGAAVTIGPNRGGAAGGASGRGWVGAGWTPVFRRGSGAAADVGPSTGASGSCGS, encoded by the coding sequence ATGTCGTTTGTGAACGCGGCGCCCGACCGCTTGGTGGCAGCGGCTCGCAATCTTGCCGGCATCGGTTCGACACTCAGTGCTTCCAATGCGACCGCGGCGGCGCCGACGTTGGCCGTCTCAGCCGCCGCCAGCGATCAGGTATCGGCTGCGGTCGCGGCGTTCTTCTCCGGACATGCCCGGGGCTACCAGACGCTGAGCGCCCAGGCAGCCAAGTTTCACACCGAGTTCGTACAGGCACTCAGTGCCGGCGCGAACTCCTACGCCTCGGCTGAAGCCGCCAACTCGTCCCCGCTGCAACAATTGCTCAATGCCACCCCGGACACCGCGCCGGTCAACGACGAGGCTGTCACGGCGAGCACCGAAGCACCCGCCACCACCAGCACCGTCCCGGTCAGCGCCGGCCAGACGCGCGGCAGCATCGCGGGTTCACGAGCCGGCGCCGCCACGGAGCCGGCCGGCGCGGTAGTGGCCGACAGCATGGGCTCGTCAACCGAATCGGCTACGTCCTGCGGGAGCTGCGGCAACGGCGGGTTGTTGCTACGGGCCGGCGGGCTCAGCGCGCCCGGCGGCGGCTTGTCGGCCAGTGCCACCAGGGCCGGTGCGTCCGGCGGGCTGCTGAACCGACTTCTCGGTGCCGAAGGTGCGAACCACCGGACCGGCGCCGGCGCGCGCAACGGCGTCTGGCTTGACGGAATCCGCGGAGCCGCCGTGACCATCGGCCCCAACCGCGGCGGCGCGGCCGGTGGCGCGAGCGGCCGCGGATGGGTCGGTGCCGGCTGGACGCCTGTCTTCCGGCGCGGCTCAGGCGCAGCCGCTGATGTCGGGCCGTCAACGGGCGCCAGCGGTAGTTGCGGCTCGTAG
- a CDS encoding PAS domain-containing protein has protein sequence MSHDWLLVETLGDEPAVVAQGRQLKNLVPITTFLRRSPYLAAVKTAIAESVQTGQALTSITPKSDRVIRTEPVMMSDGRMHGVHVWTGPIDEEPPERPVVGPLKWDLTRGVATDTRESLANSGKNPEAEVTYGRAFAEDLPSRELNPNETKVLAMAVKAEPGQTLCSTWDLTDWQGNPVRIGFTARSALEPGPDGRDHLVARAMNWRAERKGGPPVVADDLALRILNGLAQAGVHRALVDLKNWTLLKWLDEPCSFYDWRGNDDKQRVHPDDEAVLHSMTKEFADGATSRVLRLPGNDADWVPVHVTANRVELEPETFAGLLSLRLPTEEEVAGAPFSKIEAPE, from the coding sequence ATGAGCCACGACTGGTTGCTCGTGGAGACACTGGGAGACGAACCCGCCGTCGTAGCGCAGGGACGGCAACTCAAGAACCTCGTTCCGATTACCACCTTCCTGCGCCGCAGCCCGTATCTTGCCGCCGTCAAGACGGCGATTGCCGAATCGGTACAGACCGGTCAGGCGCTGACCAGCATCACCCCCAAGAGCGATCGCGTCATCCGCACCGAGCCGGTGATGATGTCGGACGGACGCATGCACGGCGTGCATGTGTGGACCGGGCCGATAGACGAGGAACCTCCTGAGCGACCCGTCGTGGGTCCGCTGAAGTGGGACCTGACCCGCGGAGTGGCCACCGATACCCGCGAGTCGCTGGCCAACAGCGGCAAGAATCCCGAGGCCGAGGTCACCTACGGGAGAGCTTTCGCGGAGGATCTGCCGTCACGCGAACTCAACCCCAACGAAACCAAAGTCCTGGCTATGGCGGTGAAGGCCGAGCCAGGCCAAACACTTTGCAGCACATGGGACCTCACAGATTGGCAGGGGAATCCCGTCCGGATCGGCTTTACCGCGCGTAGCGCGCTGGAACCAGGACCTGACGGCCGCGACCACCTGGTCGCCCGGGCGATGAACTGGCGCGCCGAACGCAAGGGCGGCCCACCAGTGGTTGCCGACGACCTGGCGCTGCGGATCCTCAACGGCCTTGCCCAGGCAGGTGTACACCGAGCACTCGTGGACCTCAAGAATTGGACGCTGCTGAAGTGGCTGGACGAGCCGTGCTCGTTCTACGACTGGCGCGGCAATGACGACAAACAGCGGGTCCATCCCGATGACGAAGCTGTATTGCATTCAATGACAAAGGAATTCGCCGACGGCGCGACCAGTCGAGTGCTGCGGCTGCCGGGCAACGACGCCGACTGGGTGCCGGTGCACGTCACGGCCAACCGGGTGGAGCTGGAACCCGAAACCTTTGCCGGGCTGCTCTCGCTGCGGCTGCCGACTGAGGAAGAAGTGGCCGGCGCACCGTTTTCGAAGATCGAGGCGCCCGAGTAG
- a CDS encoding Rv3654c family TadE-like protein encodes MVAVLLFVTATGVYLGSVVVARHRAQAAADLGALAGAAALPQGVAVACARATAVAHGTGVRDAQCRVDGLDVIVTAEVDVSPRGVAWASARAGPAGRYG; translated from the coding sequence ATGGTCGCCGTATTGCTGTTCGTCACCGCAACGGGGGTCTACCTCGGGTCGGTGGTGGTGGCGCGCCATCGGGCACAGGCGGCTGCCGATCTCGGTGCCCTGGCCGGGGCCGCCGCGCTGCCGCAGGGGGTTGCGGTGGCGTGCGCACGCGCGACGGCGGTGGCCCACGGGACGGGGGTTCGTGACGCTCAATGCCGGGTGGACGGTCTCGACGTGATTGTCACCGCGGAAGTGGACGTCTCCCCTCGCGGTGTGGCCTGGGCATCTGCGCGGGCTGGACCGGCCGGCCGCTACGGGTGA
- a CDS encoding TadE family type IV pilus minor pilin — protein MAIAALVAVLVLCLAGLTAVSMQLRCLDAAREAARLAARGDQSNALEAARRIAPAGARVQVQHDGGYLVATVVAHSKLLPALDIAARAVSAEEPG, from the coding sequence TTGGCAATCGCCGCCTTGGTGGCGGTACTGGTGCTGTGTCTGGCCGGCCTCACCGCCGTATCGATGCAGCTACGCTGCCTCGACGCGGCACGTGAAGCGGCCCGACTGGCAGCTCGGGGCGACCAAAGCAACGCCCTGGAAGCGGCCCGGCGGATCGCGCCGGCCGGGGCGCGTGTTCAGGTACAACATGACGGCGGCTACCTGGTCGCCACCGTGGTGGCGCATTCAAAGCTGTTGCCTGCACTGGATATTGCCGCTAGAGCGGTCTCGGCCGAGGAGCCGGGATGA
- a CDS encoding DUF4244 domain-containing protein, which translates to MLMGNRFRVITARLTMLMSDETGMSTVEYAIGTIAAAAFGAILYTVVTGDSVVSALNHIIGRALSTKV; encoded by the coding sequence ATGTTGATGGGCAACAGGTTTCGCGTGATCACGGCACGTCTGACGATGCTCATGAGCGACGAGACGGGTATGTCGACGGTCGAGTACGCGATCGGCACCATCGCGGCCGCGGCGTTCGGGGCGATCCTGTACACCGTCGTGACCGGCGACTCAGTGGTGTCCGCGCTCAACCACATCATCGGTCGTGCGCTGAGCACCAAGGTCTAG
- a CDS encoding type II secretion system F family protein codes for MSVAAVLLALAVLVGAGPAVVRARAGLRAPSRRRRRQRVRASDPLGIASSLDVLAVCLTAGMAVPTAASAIAGSAPPRLALALRRAADLLALGADSAIAWSTPTELGAADGQVDALLRLARRSSSSGAALAAGVAELAVQARHDAASGAAAAAERAGVLIAGPLGLCFLPAFVCLGLVPVVAGLAGNVLQSGLI; via the coding sequence GTGAGTGTCGCGGCGGTGTTGTTGGCGCTGGCGGTGCTGGTTGGTGCGGGGCCCGCGGTGGTGCGCGCTCGAGCGGGGCTGCGGGCCCCGTCACGGCGTCGCCGTCGACAGCGCGTGCGCGCTTCGGACCCGTTGGGCATCGCGTCGAGTCTGGATGTGCTCGCGGTGTGCCTGACGGCGGGGATGGCTGTCCCGACGGCTGCATCGGCGATCGCCGGGTCCGCCCCGCCGCGACTGGCGCTGGCGCTGCGTCGGGCGGCCGATTTGTTGGCGCTGGGTGCCGACTCGGCGATTGCGTGGTCGACGCCGACGGAACTGGGCGCGGCCGACGGACAAGTCGATGCCCTGCTGCGGCTGGCACGTCGATCGTCGTCGTCGGGCGCGGCGCTGGCCGCCGGCGTTGCCGAACTCGCGGTGCAGGCGCGGCACGACGCCGCGTCGGGGGCCGCGGCTGCCGCCGAGCGTGCCGGAGTCCTGATCGCAGGTCCGCTCGGGTTGTGTTTTCTGCCGGCCTTCGTGTGCCTCGGCCTCGTTCCGGTGGTCGCCGGGTTGGCCGGCAATGTCCTGCAGTCGGGGTTGATATGA
- a CDS encoding type II secretion system F family protein, whose translation MTGLQLAALLLSSALLVLPASPQGRLVTAVPAGRRKLVAGRSVGWLCGCVCAAAVLLLPWTTVMSGALAGAVMGARYRRRRSSRRGREEGRALEAGLDVLVGELRVGVHPVQAFDVAAAETTGAVSAGMRAVAARARLGADVAAGLRTAAGSSALPDHWERLAVCWQLANDHGLAIATLMRAAQRDIAERQRFSAKVASGLAGARATAAILAGLPLLGLLLGQAIGARPLRFLFGGHAGGWFLLAGVVLTCAGLWWSDRITDRAVTA comes from the coding sequence ATGACGGGCCTGCAACTTGCGGCACTGTTGTTGTCATCGGCGCTGCTGGTACTGCCTGCATCACCGCAGGGACGGCTCGTCACCGCAGTGCCCGCGGGTCGGCGAAAGCTGGTCGCCGGCCGCTCGGTCGGCTGGCTTTGCGGGTGTGTCTGCGCCGCTGCGGTCCTGTTGCTGCCGTGGACGACGGTGATGTCCGGCGCCTTGGCAGGCGCCGTGATGGGGGCCCGTTACCGTCGCCGCCGCAGCAGCCGGCGCGGTCGCGAAGAAGGGCGAGCGCTGGAAGCGGGTCTCGACGTCTTGGTCGGGGAACTGCGGGTGGGGGTTCATCCGGTTCAGGCGTTCGACGTTGCCGCCGCTGAGACCACTGGTGCGGTTTCTGCGGGGATGCGGGCGGTCGCTGCGCGGGCCCGGTTGGGTGCCGACGTGGCGGCAGGGTTACGCACCGCAGCGGGGTCGTCGGCGCTGCCGGACCACTGGGAACGGCTGGCCGTGTGCTGGCAGCTCGCCAATGACCACGGCCTGGCGATCGCCACGCTGATGCGGGCCGCCCAACGTGACATTGCGGAGCGACAACGATTTTCGGCGAAGGTCGCATCCGGGCTGGCCGGCGCCCGCGCCACTGCGGCCATCCTGGCGGGTTTGCCGCTGCTGGGATTGTTGCTGGGGCAGGCGATCGGCGCCCGGCCGCTGCGGTTTCTGTTCGGGGGCCACGCTGGCGGGTGGTTTCTGCTGGCGGGCGTGGTGCTGACCTGCGCCGGATTGTGGTGGTCGGACCGGATCACCGATCGCGCGGTCACGGCGTGA
- a CDS encoding TadA family conjugal transfer-associated ATPase: MNGPLIERVRERLASESGPLRPAVVAAAIRAESGGILGDTEVLANLRLLQTELTGAGVLEPLLRATDTTDVLVTAPDEIWIDNGKGLRRSHIRFADEASVRRLAQRLALAAGRRLDDAQPWVDGQLSGIGFDGFAVRLHAVLPPLAVRGTCLSLRVLRPATQDLAALTAAGAIAAEVAALVSDIITARLAFLVSGGTGAGKTTLLAAMLGAVSPTERIVCVEDAAELAPRHPHLVKLVARCANIEGVGEVTVRQLVRQALRMRPDRIVVGEVRGAEVVDLLAALNTGHDGGAGTVHANSPGEVPARLEALGALGGLDRSALHSQLAAAVQVLLHVTRDGVGRRRLAEIAVLRRCGSGLVRAIPAWHADHGRMEAAAELDAALQTRIPA; the protein is encoded by the coding sequence ATGAACGGACCACTGATCGAACGCGTGCGGGAGCGGCTGGCTTCCGAGTCCGGCCCGCTTCGGCCCGCCGTGGTTGCCGCGGCGATCCGTGCCGAGTCCGGCGGGATACTCGGCGACACGGAGGTGTTGGCCAATCTTCGACTGTTGCAGACGGAACTGACCGGCGCCGGCGTCCTCGAACCGCTGCTTCGTGCGACAGACACCACCGACGTGTTGGTGACGGCGCCGGATGAAATTTGGATAGACAATGGAAAGGGTTTGCGGCGCAGCCATATTCGGTTTGCCGATGAGGCCTCCGTGCGAAGACTCGCGCAACGGTTGGCGTTGGCTGCCGGCCGCCGACTCGATGATGCCCAGCCGTGGGTGGACGGACAACTGAGCGGAATCGGATTCGACGGATTCGCGGTGCGGCTGCACGCGGTACTGCCGCCGCTGGCCGTCCGGGGCACCTGCTTGTCACTGCGGGTGCTGAGGCCGGCCACCCAGGACCTGGCTGCGTTGACGGCTGCGGGCGCCATCGCGGCGGAGGTCGCGGCGCTGGTTTCCGACATCATCACCGCGCGGTTGGCCTTTCTGGTGTCCGGGGGGACGGGGGCGGGCAAGACCACGCTCCTGGCGGCGATGTTGGGTGCCGTCTCGCCGACCGAGCGGATCGTGTGCGTTGAGGACGCCGCCGAGCTCGCTCCCCGACATCCGCATCTGGTCAAGCTCGTCGCGCGGTGCGCCAATATCGAGGGCGTCGGAGAGGTCACGGTGCGCCAGCTCGTCCGTCAGGCACTGCGAATGCGTCCGGACCGGATCGTTGTCGGCGAGGTCCGAGGCGCCGAGGTGGTCGATCTGTTGGCCGCTCTAAACACCGGGCACGACGGGGGAGCCGGCACCGTTCATGCCAACAGCCCGGGTGAGGTTCCCGCCCGACTGGAGGCGCTGGGCGCGCTCGGTGGGCTCGACCGGAGTGCCCTGCACAGCCAGCTCGCGGCCGCGGTCCAGGTGCTCCTACACGTCACCCGTGACGGGGTCGGACGGCGACGGCTCGCCGAGATCGCGGTGTTGCGGCGCTGTGGGAGTGGGCTGGTTCGGGCGATCCCGGCCTGGCACGCCGACCACGGCAGGATGGAAGCGGCCGCTGAGTTGGATGCCGCGCTGCAAACTCGGATACCGGCATGA
- the ssd gene encoding septum site-determining protein Ssd has protein sequence MLTESLLREEVDRVAAAVGVRVVHAGERNSVSRKSWSAAAAVVLDQAAAERCGRATLPRRGHVSVLTCTEVAPAAWAAAVAVGAERVLQLPQQEHDLVGELAEAAEAVREDNRRGQGVAVVGGCGGAGASLLAAALAQAAGDALLLDLDPWGGGIDLLVGGESIPGLRWPDLALAGGRLNWLAIREALPRQRGVSVLSGTRHVYELEPAPVAAIVDAGRRGGVTVVCDLPRRLTEATHAALDSVDLVVLVSRCDVRACAATAALVPVLTAVNPNLGLVVRGPAPGGLRATEVAKIAGAPLLASMRAEPGLSERLERGGLRLGRRSALAAAARTVLTVMPSRRKAPIGGAA, from the coding sequence ATCCTGACGGAGTCACTCCTGCGCGAAGAGGTCGACCGTGTCGCCGCGGCCGTTGGGGTACGCGTCGTGCACGCTGGCGAGCGGAACTCGGTGAGCAGAAAGTCATGGTCGGCCGCTGCGGCGGTGGTGCTCGACCAAGCGGCGGCAGAGCGGTGTGGCCGGGCCACGTTGCCGCGACGCGGCCACGTCAGCGTCCTGACCTGTACCGAAGTCGCCCCGGCTGCCTGGGCGGCGGCGGTCGCCGTCGGCGCCGAGCGGGTGCTGCAGTTGCCTCAACAGGAGCACGACCTGGTCGGCGAACTCGCCGAAGCCGCGGAAGCGGTCCGTGAGGACAACCGCAGAGGCCAGGGCGTGGCGGTCGTCGGAGGCTGCGGCGGTGCCGGTGCCTCGCTGTTGGCCGCCGCTTTGGCCCAGGCCGCGGGTGACGCGCTGCTGCTAGACCTCGACCCGTGGGGCGGAGGCATAGATCTGCTGGTGGGCGGGGAGTCCATCCCGGGGCTGCGGTGGCCTGACCTGGCGCTTGCCGGTGGACGGCTGAACTGGTTGGCGATCCGCGAGGCGCTGCCGCGACAGCGCGGAGTGAGTGTCCTGTCGGGCACCCGCCACGTATACGAGTTGGAGCCCGCCCCGGTGGCCGCGATCGTCGATGCCGGTCGCCGCGGGGGCGTCACCGTGGTGTGTGACCTGCCGCGGAGGCTGACCGAGGCGACGCATGCCGCCCTGGACAGCGTCGACCTGGTGGTGCTGGTCAGCCGCTGCGACGTGCGGGCATGTGCGGCTACCGCGGCACTCGTACCCGTGCTGACCGCGGTGAATCCCAACCTCGGGTTGGTCGTCCGCGGGCCGGCGCCCGGTGGTCTGCGGGCGACCGAGGTCGCCAAGATAGCGGGGGCCCCGCTGCTGGCGTCGATGCGTGCCGAGCCGGGGCTGTCCGAGCGGCTGGAGCGTGGCGGCCTGCGGTTGGGCCGCAGGTCCGCGCTGGCCGCGGCAGCACGGACGGTACTCACCGTGATGCCGAGCCGGCGTAAGGCGCCCATCGGGGGCGCGGCATGA
- a CDS encoding HAD-IB family hydrolase, translating to MTAPDEAAPQQISPQTSEQALPSARTAAFFDLDKTIIAKSSTLAFSKPFFAQGLLNRRAVLKSSYAQFIFLLSGADHDQMDRMRTHLANMCTGWDVAQVKSIVGETLHDIVTPLVFAEAADLIAAHKLCGRDVVVVSASGEEIVGPIARALGATHAMATRMVVEDGKYTGEVAFYCYGEGKVQAIRELAAREGYPLEHCYAYSDSITDLPMLESVGHPSVVNPDRGLRREAVERGWPVLSFSRPVSLRDRIPAPSGAAIATTAAVGVTAAAAGAVTYALLRRFAF from the coding sequence GTGACCGCCCCCGACGAGGCCGCGCCGCAGCAAATCTCGCCGCAAACATCCGAGCAGGCGCTACCGAGTGCCCGCACGGCCGCCTTCTTCGACCTCGACAAGACCATAATCGCCAAGTCGAGCACGTTGGCGTTCAGCAAACCCTTCTTCGCGCAAGGTCTGCTTAACCGGCGGGCCGTGCTGAAGTCGAGCTACGCGCAGTTCATCTTCCTGCTTTCCGGCGCCGATCATGACCAGATGGATCGGATGCGCACCCACTTGGCCAACATGTGCACAGGGTGGGATGTCGCACAGGTGAAATCGATAGTCGGCGAGACGCTGCACGACATCGTCACACCGTTGGTGTTCGCCGAGGCCGCGGATCTGATCGCCGCGCACAAGCTGTGTGGGCGCGACGTGGTGGTGGTGTCCGCTTCCGGCGAGGAGATCGTTGGGCCCATCGCCCGCGCGTTGGGCGCCACGCACGCCATGGCGACCCGCATGGTGGTCGAGGACGGGAAGTACACCGGCGAGGTCGCGTTCTACTGCTACGGCGAAGGCAAGGTGCAGGCGATCCGCGAGTTGGCGGCCCGCGAGGGCTACCCCCTGGAGCATTGCTACGCGTATTCCGACTCGATCACCGATCTCCCGATGCTCGAGTCCGTGGGACACCCCTCGGTGGTCAACCCCGACCGCGGGCTGCGCCGGGAAGCCGTCGAACGCGGGTGGCCGGTGTTGTCGTTCTCCCGGCCGGTATCGCTGCGAGATCGGATCCCCGCTCCGTCGGGCGCCGCGATCGCCACGACAGCCGCGGTCGGTGTCACCGCGGCGGCCGCCGGCGCCGTGACGTATGCCCTGTTGCGGCGCTTCGCGTTCTAA
- a CDS encoding Fic family protein yields the protein MDLPGVAEASDRAREALGRAHRHRVNLRGWPVTAAEASLRAARASSVLDGGPVRLDDVTDAAGVSEPVFGGALRVAQALEGGGGALVTVWQKAPLQALARLHMLAAADLVDDEHLGRPRADSDIGRRLELLAEVVSRPTQASAPVLAAVAHGELLTLRPFGSADGMVARGVSRLVTISTGLDPHGLGVPEVNWMRQSAAYRDAAAKFASGTPSGVATWVVLCCRALRAGAQEALAIAEAVPPR from the coding sequence ATGGACCTGCCCGGCGTCGCCGAAGCGAGCGACCGTGCCCGCGAAGCGCTCGGGCGCGCACACCGGCACCGGGTGAACTTGCGCGGCTGGCCGGTGACGGCCGCCGAGGCGTCCCTGCGCGCGGCGCGGGCCTCCTCGGTGCTCGACGGTGGCCCGGTGCGGCTGGATGACGTCACGGACGCCGCGGGGGTCAGTGAACCGGTCTTCGGCGGTGCACTCCGGGTGGCTCAGGCATTGGAGGGCGGCGGAGGAGCGCTCGTCACGGTCTGGCAGAAGGCGCCGCTGCAAGCACTGGCCCGCTTGCACATGCTCGCCGCCGCCGATCTGGTTGACGATGAGCACCTGGGCCGCCCACGCGCCGATTCCGACATCGGGCGGCGGCTGGAATTGCTCGCCGAGGTGGTCAGCCGTCCCACTCAGGCCTCGGCGCCGGTGCTTGCTGCGGTGGCGCACGGAGAGTTGTTGACGCTGCGGCCGTTCGGCAGCGCCGACGGGATGGTGGCACGCGGTGTGTCGCGTTTGGTCACGATCTCCACCGGGCTGGATCCGCACGGACTCGGTGTGCCGGAGGTGAATTGGATGCGCCAGTCGGCGGCGTATCGGGACGCCGCGGCGAAGTTCGCGTCGGGTACCCCGAGCGGTGTGGCGACTTGGGTGGTGCTGTGTTGCCGGGCGTTGCGGGCCGGCGCGCAGGAGGCGCTGGCCATCGCGGAGGCGGTGCCCCCACGGTAG
- a CDS encoding dipeptide ABC transporter ATP-binding protein, producing the protein MSGQVLLSVEGLQVCFGPDEPVVRGVDLNVCRGETVAVVGESGSGKSTTAAAVLGLLAPGGRITNGRIIFDGRDITGADRRVMRAIRGREIGYVPQDPMTNLNPVWSVGFQVREALRVNTDARDARRRAAQLLADAGMPDPGRQARRYPHQLSGGMCQRALIAIGLAGRPRLLIADEPTSALDVTVQRQVLDHLQRLTDELGTALLLITHDLALAAERAEQVVVMHHGTVVESGAAQMILREPGHEYTRRLVAAAPSVTARDRRSADIRGRVAAEAAERAGAQDDILVVSGLTKTYSENRGLPWRRSELRAVDGVSFRVRRASTLAVVGESGSGKSTVARMVLGLLQPTSGSVVFDGTDVGAVHKTLAFRRRIQPVFQNPYSSLDPMYTVSRAIEEPLRIHRVGDRRQRAKTVRDLLEQVALPAAVLERLPRELSGGQRQRVAIARALALRPDVLVCDEAVSALDVLVQAQILDLLGELQANLGLTYLFISHDLAVVRQISDEVMVMRAGRVVEHAATEAVFTTPAHDYTRQLLEAIPGAAARPR; encoded by the coding sequence ATGAGCGGGCAGGTACTGCTGTCCGTCGAGGGGCTGCAGGTGTGCTTCGGTCCCGACGAGCCGGTGGTGCGTGGCGTGGATCTCAACGTCTGTCGTGGTGAGACCGTAGCGGTCGTCGGCGAATCCGGGTCGGGGAAATCCACCACCGCGGCTGCGGTTCTGGGACTGCTGGCACCCGGCGGGCGAATCACCAACGGACGCATCATATTCGACGGCCGCGACATCACCGGGGCTGACCGGCGGGTGATGCGTGCGATCAGGGGGCGCGAGATCGGTTATGTGCCACAGGATCCGATGACCAACCTGAATCCGGTGTGGAGTGTCGGCTTTCAGGTCCGGGAGGCCCTACGGGTCAACACCGACGCTCGGGATGCGCGACGACGGGCGGCGCAGTTGCTCGCCGATGCCGGTATGCCGGATCCGGGCAGGCAAGCCCGGCGGTACCCACACCAACTCTCCGGCGGCATGTGTCAACGCGCGCTGATCGCCATCGGACTGGCGGGCAGGCCACGGCTGCTGATCGCCGACGAGCCGACCTCGGCGCTGGACGTCACGGTGCAGCGGCAGGTTCTCGATCATCTGCAACGGCTCACCGATGAGCTGGGAACGGCGTTGCTGCTGATCACCCATGACCTGGCGTTGGCCGCCGAGCGGGCTGAACAGGTGGTGGTCATGCACCATGGGACAGTCGTGGAATCCGGTGCGGCACAGATGATTCTGCGCGAGCCCGGTCATGAGTACACCCGCCGGCTGGTGGCCGCCGCGCCGTCTGTGACTGCGCGTGACCGACGCTCCGCCGATATCCGTGGGCGGGTGGCCGCCGAAGCCGCCGAACGCGCGGGCGCGCAAGACGACATCCTGGTGGTGTCGGGTCTGACCAAGACCTATTCGGAGAATCGGGGTCTGCCCTGGCGGCGCTCGGAACTCCGCGCCGTCGACGGCGTGTCGTTCCGGGTTCGGCGGGCCAGCACCCTGGCCGTGGTGGGAGAGTCCGGCTCGGGAAAGTCGACCGTGGCGAGGATGGTGCTCGGTCTGCTGCAACCGACGTCAGGCAGCGTCGTGTTCGACGGAACCGACGTCGGCGCGGTGCACAAGACCCTGGCATTCCGCCGTCGGATCCAGCCGGTCTTCCAGAACCCCTACAGCAGTCTGGATCCGATGTACACGGTGTCTCGCGCCATCGAGGAACCGCTGCGGATCCATCGGGTAGGGGACCGTCGCCAGCGCGCGAAAACCGTTCGTGACCTTCTGGAGCAGGTGGCGCTGCCGGCGGCGGTCCTCGAGCGGTTGCCCCGTGAGCTTTCCGGGGGCCAGCGGCAACGCGTCGCCATCGCGCGGGCGTTGGCACTGCGGCCCGACGTCCTGGTCTGCGACGAGGCGGTGTCGGCGCTTGACGTCCTGGTGCAGGCGCAGATCCTTGACTTGTTGGGGGAGTTGCAGGCCAATCTGGGGCTCACCTACCTGTTCATCAGCCACGATCTGGCGGTCGTCCGGCAGATTTCCGACGAGGTGATGGTGATGCGGGCCGGCCGGGTAGTCGAACACGCGGCCACTGAAGCGGTGTTCACCACGCCCGCTCACGACTACACCCGGCAGCTGTTGGAGGCCATTCCCGGTGCCGCGGCGCGACCCCGATAG
- a CDS encoding ABC transporter permease, giving the protein MRRWTRGSAMYRRPKFVVAAALIALILMVAAFPSLFTGIDPSYADPGQSLLPPSAAHWFGTDLQGHDIYARTVYGARASVTVGVGATLAAFVIGGMLGALAGFYGGWVDALVSRITDVFFALPLLLAAIVLMQVMHHRTVWTVVAILALFGWPQVARIARSSVLEVRGSDYVLAAKALGLSGTRTLLRHVVPNAIGPVIAVSTIALGVFIVTEATLSYLGVGLPTSVVSWGGDINVAQMRLRAGSTILFYPAGALAITVLAFMMMGDALRDGLDPASRAWRA; this is encoded by the coding sequence ATGCGGCGCTGGACCCGCGGATCCGCTATGTATAGACGCCCGAAATTCGTTGTCGCTGCCGCGCTGATCGCGCTGATTCTGATGGTTGCCGCATTTCCGTCGCTGTTCACCGGCATCGACCCCAGCTACGCCGATCCGGGCCAGAGTTTGCTGCCGCCGTCGGCGGCCCACTGGTTCGGTACCGACCTGCAGGGCCACGACATCTATGCGCGCACCGTTTACGGCGCCCGAGCGTCAGTCACCGTCGGAGTGGGTGCGACCCTGGCCGCGTTCGTCATCGGCGGCATGCTGGGCGCGCTGGCCGGCTTCTACGGGGGCTGGGTCGACGCGCTGGTATCGCGTATCACCGACGTGTTCTTCGCGTTGCCGTTGCTGCTGGCCGCCATCGTGCTGATGCAGGTGATGCATCACCGCACGGTGTGGACGGTGGTCGCTATCCTGGCCTTGTTCGGATGGCCCCAGGTGGCGCGCATTGCCCGCAGTTCGGTGCTTGAAGTACGGGGCAGCGACTATGTGCTGGCCGCGAAAGCGCTGGGGCTCAGTGGTACGCGGACGCTGCTGCGTCATGTGGTGCCCAACGCGATCGGTCCGGTGATCGCCGTGTCCACGATCGCGCTCGGCGTCTTCATCGTCACTGAGGCCACGTTGTCCTACCTCGGGGTCGGGCTGCCGACGTCGGTGGTGTCCTGGGGCGGCGACATCAATGTCGCGCAGATGCGGCTGCGGGCCGGCTCCACCATCCTGTTCTATCCGGCTGGGGCGCTGGCGATCACGGTGCTGGCGTTCATGATGATGGGCGATGCGCTGCGCGACGGGCTCGATCCGGCCTCCCGGGCGTGGCGGGCATGA